One Gammaproteobacteria bacterium genomic region harbors:
- the rplB gene encoding 50S ribosomal protein L2, which yields MAIILRRHSSTRSPASRHKISLVRTDLHKGAPLKSLVTGKRAASGRNNLGRITTRHIGGAHKRKYREVDFIRNKDGVPGKVERVEYDPNRTAYIALVLYADGDRRYIIAPKGMEQGSIVENGSQAPIQMGSCLPLRNIPVGSTIHCIEMKPGKGAQMVRSAGGYAQLVAREGSYATIRLRSGEMRKIHVDCRAALGEVSKSEHNLICLGKAGASRRRGIRPTVRGVAMNPVDHPHGGGEGKTSGGRHPVTPWGIATKGYKTRHNKRTEKYIVSRRKKIR from the coding sequence ATGGCAATAATTTTAAGACGACATTCATCAACAAGGTCACCCGCTAGTCGACACAAGATTAGTCTTGTTAGGACAGATTTACATAAAGGCGCGCCGTTAAAAAGTTTGGTGACAGGAAAGCGAGCAGCTTCTGGCCGAAATAATTTAGGGCGTATTACTACTCGTCATATTGGTGGGGCACATAAGCGTAAGTATCGTGAAGTAGACTTTATCCGTAATAAAGATGGGGTTCCAGGTAAGGTTGAGCGTGTTGAATATGATCCTAACAGAACAGCATACATTGCTTTAGTTCTTTACGCAGACGGTGATAGAAGGTACATTATCGCCCCTAAAGGAATGGAGCAAGGTTCTATAGTTGAAAATGGAAGTCAAGCGCCAATACAAATGGGAAGTTGTTTGCCACTGCGTAATATTCCAGTAGGTTCGACTATTCATTGTATTGAAATGAAGCCTGGAAAAGGTGCTCAGATGGTAAGAAGTGCTGGTGGCTATGCACAATTAGTAGCTAGAGAAGGATCCTATGCAACGATACGTTTACGCTCAGGCGAAATGAGAAAAATTCATGTTGACTGTAGGGCGGCACTTGGTGAAGTTTCTAAATCAGAGCACAACTTGATTTGTTTGGGAAAGGCGGGTGCCTCTAGACGGCGCGGAATACGTCCAACAGTGCGTGGTGTGGCAATGAACCCTGTAGATCACCCACATGGTGGTGGTGAAGGTAAAACATCCGGTGGTCGTCATCCTGTGACTCCATGGGGTATTGCTACTAAAGGATATAAGACTCGTCATAATAAGCGAACAGAGAAATATATAGTTAGTCGTCGTAAAAAAATTAGGTAG
- the rplR gene encoding 50S ribosomal protein L18, whose protein sequence is MDNKRKVKARARRIKKTRGHIRLLRVVRLSVHRTSQHIYAQVISEDGARTIASASTLDKALSGVLKGTGNIDAASAVGKLVAERALNMGVKKVAFDRSGFKYHGRVKALADAARSGGLEF, encoded by the coding sequence ATGGATAATAAGCGCAAAGTAAAAGCGAGAGCTAGACGAATCAAGAAAACTCGTGGTCACATCCGTTTGTTGCGGGTAGTTCGTCTTTCTGTTCATCGTACTTCTCAGCATATTTATGCCCAAGTGATTTCGGAAGATGGAGCTAGGACAATTGCTAGCGCGTCAACTTTAGATAAGGCCTTGAGTGGAGTTCTTAAAGGAACTGGAAATATTGATGCTGCTTCAGCTGTTGGAAAACTGGTTGCTGAGCGTGCATTAAATATGGGTGTCAAGAAAGTAGCATTTGATCGTTCAGGCTTTAAATATCATGGTCGAGTAAAGGCATTAGCCGATGCAGCGAGAAGTGGCGGTTTAGAATTTTAG
- the rpsH gene encoding 30S ribosomal protein S8 yields the protein MSMQDPIADMLTRIRNALMVGKPTVALPSSKFKVAIAKVLKQEGFISDYQVESSGNKPVLSVVLKYFKEKSVIESLKRVSRPGLKRYFKQAELPKVRGGLGMALVSTSQGLMTDRDARKLGLGGEVICTIE from the coding sequence ATGTCAATGCAAGATCCAATAGCAGACATGTTAACAAGAATTAGAAATGCTTTGATGGTAGGAAAACCAACTGTAGCGCTTCCTAGCTCAAAGTTTAAAGTGGCTATTGCCAAAGTATTAAAGCAAGAAGGCTTTATTAGTGATTATCAGGTCGAATCTTCAGGTAATAAACCAGTATTAAGTGTGGTTTTGAAGTATTTTAAAGAGAAATCTGTTATAGAATCACTAAAGCGCGTTAGTCGACCGGGTTTAAAGCGTTATTTTAAACAAGCTGAATTACCAAAAGTAAGAGGTGGCTTGGGTATGGCGTTAGTATCCACTTCCCAAGGTTTGATGACAGATAGAGATGCTCGCAAACTTGGTTTGGGTGGCGAAGTCATTTGCACAATAGAATAA
- the rpmD gene encoding 50S ribosomal protein L30, which yields MNNDKKLKIRLVRSINGTSKHQKECIKGLGLRRMHHEVVLENNQTVRGLVAKVSYMLNVEEA from the coding sequence ATGAATAACGATAAGAAGCTTAAAATTAGACTAGTTCGAAGTATAAATGGTACTTCAAAGCATCAAAAAGAATGCATCAAGGGTCTCGGATTGAGAAGAATGCATCATGAGGTTGTCCTTGAGAACAATCAAACTGTTAGAGGGTTAGTTGCAAAAGTAAGTTATATGTTAAATGTAGAGGAAGCATAA
- the secY gene encoding preprotein translocase subunit SecY: MSSLKGNHSKGSSPSFAKKSGLTELKSRLLFVLIAIIVYRLGAHVPVPGLDPVKLASLFHSQQNGIIGLFNMFSGGALSRFTVFALGVMPYISASIIVQLLTAVVPALEEIKKEGEAGQRKINQYTRYGTLFLAFFQAIGVSKMLAAQGIALNPTVGFYLIAAVTLTTGTMFLMWLGEQITEKGIGNGISLIIFSGIVSGLPSAIGRTLEQVRQGQMHVITLLLVIVMILLITGFVIFVERAQRRITINYAKRQQGNKLYAAQTSHLPLKINMAGVIPPIFASSIILFPATLASWFGNSGGYSWLNAVALWLQPGQPLYLIFFVVAVVFFCFFYTAVVFNPRDTADNLKRSGAFIPGIRPGEQTARYIDTVMTRLTLVGAGYIALVSLLPQFMITAANVPFYFGGTSLLIIVVVIMDFIAQVQAHLMSLQYESLFKKSTMKNGGFNLF; encoded by the coding sequence TTGAGTAGCCTCAAGGGAAATCATTCTAAGGGCAGTTCGCCTTCATTCGCGAAGAAAAGCGGCTTAACTGAGTTAAAAAGCCGTCTTCTGTTCGTGTTGATTGCCATTATTGTGTATCGTCTAGGCGCTCATGTTCCTGTTCCAGGTCTAGATCCAGTTAAATTAGCCTCTCTTTTTCATTCACAACAAAATGGAATAATTGGTTTATTTAATATGTTTTCTGGAGGAGCTTTAAGCCGCTTTACAGTGTTTGCGCTTGGGGTTATGCCGTATATCTCTGCATCTATTATTGTGCAATTGTTAACAGCCGTAGTTCCAGCTCTCGAAGAGATAAAAAAAGAAGGTGAGGCTGGCCAAAGAAAGATAAATCAATATACCCGTTACGGAACTTTGTTTTTAGCTTTTTTCCAGGCTATAGGTGTTTCTAAAATGTTAGCGGCACAGGGTATTGCTTTAAATCCTACAGTTGGGTTTTATTTGATAGCTGCAGTTACTTTGACAACAGGCACTATGTTTTTGATGTGGTTAGGTGAACAAATTACCGAGAAGGGAATTGGTAATGGAATCTCGTTAATTATTTTTTCAGGAATTGTTTCTGGTTTGCCAAGTGCTATTGGTAGGACTCTTGAACAGGTTAGACAAGGTCAGATGCATGTGATTACCCTTTTGCTTGTAATTGTAATGATTTTGCTTATTACCGGTTTTGTGATTTTTGTTGAAAGGGCGCAGAGAAGAATTACCATTAATTATGCAAAGCGTCAGCAGGGTAATAAGCTCTATGCTGCTCAAACATCGCATTTGCCTTTAAAAATTAATATGGCAGGTGTTATTCCTCCTATATTTGCTTCGAGTATTATTTTGTTTCCAGCAACACTAGCCTCATGGTTTGGAAATAGTGGTGGTTACTCGTGGCTTAATGCAGTAGCATTATGGTTGCAGCCTGGCCAGCCTTTGTATTTAATTTTTTTCGTTGTTGCAGTTGTTTTCTTTTGTTTTTTTTATACTGCTGTGGTGTTTAATCCTAGGGATACAGCAGACAATTTAAAACGTTCGGGTGCATTTATTCCGGGAATTAGGCCGGGTGAGCAAACTGCACGTTATATTGATACGGTAATGACGAGGTTAACATTAGTCGGAGCAGGTTATATAGCTCTGGTTTCTTTGCTGCCTCAGTTTATGATCACAGCGGCTAATGTTCCCTTTTACTTTGGTGGAACTTCTTTGCTGATTATTGTTGTTGTTATTATGGATTTTATTGCTCAAGTGCAAGCTCACCTTATGTCTTTGCAGTACGAGTCTTTATTTAAAAAGTCTACGATGAAAAATGGTGGTTTTAACTTATTTTAG
- the rpsQ gene encoding 30S ribosomal protein S17, which yields MNDQVKVLTGEVVSAKRDKTITVKVERRAMHPKYKKYITRSTKFHAHDELNSCSEGDIVSIRECRPFSKTKSWLLFEVIEKNR from the coding sequence ATGAATGATCAGGTAAAAGTGCTAACGGGCGAAGTAGTTAGTGCTAAAAGAGATAAAACAATTACTGTCAAGGTGGAACGTAGGGCTATGCACCCTAAGTATAAAAAGTACATTACGCGTTCTACTAAGTTCCATGCGCATGATGAATTAAATTCTTGCTCAGAAGGTGATATTGTCAGTATTCGAGAGTGTCGACCATTTTCTAAAACAAAGTCTTGGCTCCTTTTTGAAGTCATTGAGAAGAATAGATAG
- the rplW gene encoding 50S ribosomal protein L23, producing MNAERKYQVIVGPHVSEKTSGLAELQKKQIVFKVLPSATKHEIKEAVEILFKVKVDSVRVLNVKPQKKMFGRTAGVRKAWKKAYVSLQAGFDVNFSSATE from the coding sequence ATGAATGCTGAAAGAAAATATCAAGTAATTGTAGGCCCTCATGTTTCAGAAAAAACATCTGGTCTTGCTGAATTACAGAAAAAACAAATAGTTTTTAAAGTGTTACCCTCTGCAACAAAGCACGAAATTAAAGAAGCCGTTGAAATCCTTTTTAAAGTAAAAGTGGATAGTGTTAGAGTGCTTAATGTTAAGCCTCAAAAGAAAATGTTTGGGCGGACTGCAGGTGTAAGAAAAGCGTGGAAAAAGGCTTATGTCTCTTTACAAGCTGGTTTTGATGTTAATTTTTCTTCTGCAACAGAATAA
- the rplP gene encoding 50S ribosomal protein L16, which produces MLQPKRTKYRKQQKGRNRGMATRGSKVCFGSFGLKVIVRGQLTARQIEAARRTISRHSKRGGKLWIRVFPDKPITKKPLEVRQGKGKGNVEYWVAQVKPGQVIFEIEGVTEEVAREAFKLASAKLPVSTIFQQREVM; this is translated from the coding sequence ATGCTTCAACCGAAGCGAACAAAGTATCGCAAGCAGCAAAAAGGTAGGAACCGAGGCATGGCCACCCGTGGGTCTAAGGTATGTTTTGGCTCTTTTGGATTAAAAGTTATTGTACGTGGACAGCTTACAGCAAGACAAATTGAAGCTGCAAGGCGTACTATCTCTCGTCACAGTAAGCGTGGTGGGAAACTCTGGATTCGTGTTTTCCCTGACAAGCCAATTACTAAAAAGCCACTTGAGGTTCGTCAAGGTAAAGGTAAGGGTAATGTTGAGTACTGGGTTGCACAAGTTAAGCCAGGTCAGGTTATATTTGAGATAGAAGGCGTTACTGAAGAAGTTGCAAGAGAAGCTTTTAAATTAGCTTCAGCTAAACTTCCAGTTTCTACTATATTCCAACAAAGGGAGGTAATGTAA
- the rplE gene encoding 50S ribosomal protein L5: MARFEALYREKIRADLKEKLGCASVMAVPKITKITINMGVGEAVTDKKVMDFAVADMQKISGQKPLVTKARRSVAGFKIRDGWPIGCKVTLRGRIMYEFLERLITIAIPRIRDFRGYSARGFDGQGNYNLGIKEQIVFPEIEYDKIDAIRGMDIAITTSAKNDKEALALLSAFKFPLKDDAGV; this comes from the coding sequence ATGGCACGTTTTGAAGCGTTGTATAGGGAAAAAATTAGAGCGGACCTAAAGGAAAAATTAGGCTGTGCGTCAGTGATGGCTGTTCCTAAAATCACAAAAATTACCATTAACATGGGTGTTGGTGAGGCAGTGACTGATAAAAAAGTTATGGATTTTGCTGTTGCCGATATGCAAAAAATTTCTGGGCAAAAACCTTTGGTAACTAAGGCTAGACGTTCAGTAGCAGGTTTTAAAATTCGTGATGGTTGGCCAATAGGGTGCAAAGTTACCTTGCGTGGCAGAATAATGTACGAATTTCTGGAGCGTTTGATTACAATTGCTATTCCTCGAATAAGGGATTTTCGTGGTTATAGTGCTAGAGGTTTTGACGGACAAGGTAACTATAATCTTGGAATCAAAGAGCAAATTGTTTTTCCAGAGATTGAGTATGATAAAATTGATGCGATTAGAGGGATGGATATAGCAATTACCACCTCTGCTAAGAATGACAAGGAAGCTTTGGCTTTGTTGTCCGCGTTCAAGTTTCCTTTGAAAGATGATGCGGGGGTTTAA
- the rpsC gene encoding 30S ribosomal protein S3, protein MGQKVHPVGIRLGYTKSWESTWYAEGKEYGQILLADMQAREHIKKRLKQAAISSILIERPAKNARIKIRAARPGNIIGKSGKDIEQLRAEVSTILQVPVHIAIEEVRKPAMDARLVGESIAQQLEKRVMFRRAMKRAVSSALKLGALGVKVCVSGRLGGAEIARTEWCREGRVPLHTFRADIDYATAEAHTTYGIIGVKVWIFKGEITSKEELSSVNSKQQAPEKISQ, encoded by the coding sequence ATGGGTCAGAAAGTTCACCCCGTAGGTATTCGGTTAGGCTATACAAAATCTTGGGAGTCAACTTGGTACGCTGAGGGAAAGGAATATGGGCAAATTCTTTTAGCGGATATGCAAGCAAGAGAACATATTAAAAAAAGGCTTAAGCAAGCTGCAATTAGTAGTATTCTTATTGAGAGACCTGCAAAAAATGCACGTATAAAGATACGCGCAGCGCGTCCAGGAAATATTATTGGCAAGAGCGGCAAAGATATTGAGCAGCTTCGAGCTGAAGTGAGCACAATACTACAGGTGCCAGTTCATATTGCTATTGAAGAGGTTCGCAAGCCAGCAATGGATGCTCGTTTAGTGGGTGAGTCTATTGCACAGCAGCTAGAAAAGCGAGTGATGTTTCGACGGGCAATGAAACGGGCAGTTAGCAGTGCACTTAAATTAGGTGCGTTGGGGGTAAAGGTCTGTGTCAGTGGTCGATTAGGGGGAGCTGAAATTGCCAGAACTGAATGGTGTCGTGAGGGCCGAGTTCCGTTGCATACGTTTAGAGCAGATATTGATTATGCCACTGCTGAAGCGCATACAACTTATGGCATTATCGGCGTGAAGGTTTGGATTTTTAAAGGTGAAATTACTAGTAAAGAAGAGTTAAGTTCTGTAAATAGTAAGCAGCAGGCACCAGAAAAAATTAGTCAATAG
- the rpmC gene encoding 50S ribosomal protein L29 has translation MSVAELRAKSLKELNQELEDLRREQFNLRMQNKTGQSPKPHKIQEVRKKIAQVKTLLVEDRKGS, from the coding sequence ATGTCTGTTGCTGAATTAAGAGCAAAGTCTCTCAAAGAGCTTAACCAAGAGTTGGAAGATTTAAGGCGTGAGCAGTTTAATCTCCGAATGCAGAATAAAACTGGGCAATCTCCTAAGCCACACAAAATTCAAGAGGTTAGGAAAAAAATTGCTCAGGTTAAAACCTTATTAGTAGAAGACAGAAAAGGTAGTTAA
- the rplN gene encoding 50S ribosomal protein L14, with the protein MIQMQSVLDVADNTGARRVMCIKVLGGSHRRYAHVGDVIKVSVKEAAPRGKVKKGEVLSAVVVRTRSGVRRSDGSLIRFDGNACVLLNPQLQPIGTRIFGPITRELRERFMKIISLALEVL; encoded by the coding sequence ATGATTCAAATGCAAAGCGTTCTTGATGTCGCAGATAACACTGGTGCTCGCCGTGTTATGTGCATCAAGGTGTTAGGCGGATCCCATCGGCGCTATGCGCATGTAGGGGATGTTATTAAGGTTTCTGTAAAAGAAGCCGCCCCTAGAGGAAAAGTGAAAAAGGGTGAGGTTTTAAGTGCAGTTGTTGTAAGAACTCGATCAGGCGTTAGGCGTTCTGATGGATCTTTGATACGTTTTGATGGTAATGCATGTGTTCTGCTTAACCCTCAGCTGCAGCCAATTGGTACTCGTATATTTGGGCCAATTACTAGAGAATTGCGTGAACGTTTTATGAAGATTATTTCTTTAGCGTTAGAAGTGCTTTAG
- the rplV gene encoding 50S ribosomal protein L22, whose product MQAKAIHKQAKISAQKARLVADQIRGRSVEDAMNILKFSTKKAAELIRKVLNSAVANAENNLGADVDSLSVSTVMVDEGPSLKRMMPRAKGRGNRIVKRSCHITVEVSDQSDNK is encoded by the coding sequence ATGCAAGCAAAAGCTATCCATAAGCAAGCAAAAATTTCTGCGCAAAAGGCGCGGTTGGTTGCGGATCAGATTCGTGGACGTTCCGTTGAGGACGCTATGAATATTCTTAAATTTAGCACAAAAAAAGCTGCTGAACTAATTAGAAAAGTACTGAATTCTGCAGTGGCAAATGCTGAAAATAATCTAGGTGCTGATGTTGATTCTTTGAGTGTTTCAACGGTGATGGTTGATGAAGGTCCCAGTTTAAAAAGAATGATGCCTCGTGCTAAAGGAAGGGGCAATCGCATAGTTAAGCGATCTTGTCATATTACAGTAGAAGTATCCGACCAATCAGATAATAAATAA
- the rpsN gene encoding 30S ribosomal protein S14, translating into MAKTSVVERNKKRIAMVNKYQARRIELKEQIRKAEGEEKMVLQMKLGALPLNSCPNRVRNRCALTGRPRGVYSKFGLARNMIRHYAMLGHIPGVVKSSW; encoded by the coding sequence ATGGCAAAGACATCGGTGGTTGAAAGAAATAAAAAGCGTATAGCTATGGTTAACAAGTACCAAGCTAGAAGAATCGAGCTTAAAGAGCAGATTCGAAAAGCTGAGGGTGAAGAAAAAATGGTTTTGCAAATGAAGTTAGGTGCTTTGCCCCTCAATTCATGTCCTAATCGTGTTAGAAATCGTTGCGCTCTAACAGGTAGGCCGCGCGGGGTATATAGTAAATTTGGTCTTGCTAGAAATATGATTCGTCATTATGCGATGTTGGGGCATATTCCTGGTGTAGTAAAATCAAGTTGGTAA
- the rpsE gene encoding 30S ribosomal protein S5 has translation MASYDVSTSSDGFREKLVAVNRNAKVVKGGRKFSFSAVVVVGDGKGKVGFGRGKALEVPVAIQKAMEAARKSMCKVDLNGGTLHYKAVGKHGATTVLMMPAPDGTGIIAGGAMRAVFEVLGIQNVSAKIIGSSTPGNVVRAAVAGLSSMASPRLVAKRRGKTLEQVLQGGE, from the coding sequence ATGGCAAGTTACGATGTATCAACCAGCAGTGATGGTTTTAGAGAAAAATTAGTTGCTGTTAACAGAAATGCTAAAGTAGTAAAAGGCGGGAGAAAATTTAGTTTTTCTGCTGTTGTGGTTGTTGGTGACGGTAAAGGCAAAGTAGGTTTTGGTCGAGGAAAAGCTTTAGAAGTTCCTGTTGCTATCCAAAAAGCTATGGAGGCTGCACGAAAAAGTATGTGCAAAGTTGATTTAAACGGTGGCACATTACATTATAAAGCGGTTGGCAAGCACGGCGCTACAACTGTTCTTATGATGCCTGCTCCTGACGGTACTGGGATTATTGCAGGTGGCGCAATGCGCGCAGTTTTTGAGGTTTTAGGTATTCAGAACGTTTCAGCTAAAATAATTGGCTCTTCAACACCAGGGAATGTAGTGCGCGCTGCAGTTGCAGGTTTATCTTCAATGGCATCGCCCCGTTTAGTTGCAAAAAGACGTGGAAAGACATTAGAACAAGTCTTGCAAGGGGGAGAGTAA
- the rpsS gene encoding 30S ribosomal protein S19 yields MPRSVKKGPFIDLHLLKKVEKTVREGSKKPIKTWSRRSMVIPQMIGVTIGVHNGREHIPVFVTENMVGHKLGEFALTRTYRGHAANKKS; encoded by the coding sequence GTGCCAAGGTCAGTTAAAAAAGGTCCATTTATTGATCTTCATTTATTAAAAAAAGTGGAGAAAACAGTTCGTGAAGGCTCTAAAAAGCCTATAAAAACGTGGTCAAGACGTTCAATGGTTATTCCACAAATGATTGGAGTGACTATTGGTGTGCATAATGGTCGTGAACATATTCCAGTTTTTGTGACTGAGAATATGGTTGGGCACAAGTTGGGTGAGTTTGCATTGACAAGAACATACCGTGGTCATGCTGCTAATAAAAAGTCGTAA
- the rplF gene encoding 50S ribosomal protein L6: MSRIASRPVMIPSGVTVELLGKHIHVKGAKGSLESLLNDFVTIVIDGNAVRIENNVTVKPKKEQKHLAASIPGTTRALLQNMVVGVQQGYEKKLQLVGVGYRAQVQGDVLNLTLGFSHPVNFAVPAGIKIETPEPTVIIVKGIDKQLVGQVAANIRAYRPPEPYKGKGVRYSDEVVRKKESKKK; encoded by the coding sequence ATGTCACGAATTGCAAGTAGGCCGGTAATGATTCCTTCGGGGGTTACTGTTGAATTACTCGGTAAACACATTCATGTTAAAGGTGCAAAAGGTTCGCTTGAGTCATTGCTCAATGATTTTGTTACCATTGTTATAGATGGAAATGCTGTGCGTATAGAAAATAACGTGACAGTTAAACCTAAAAAAGAGCAAAAGCATTTGGCAGCTTCAATTCCTGGCACTACACGAGCGCTATTACAAAACATGGTGGTAGGTGTACAGCAAGGGTATGAAAAGAAATTGCAGTTAGTTGGTGTAGGTTATAGGGCTCAGGTTCAAGGTGATGTGTTAAATTTAACCCTCGGCTTTTCTCATCCTGTAAACTTTGCTGTGCCTGCTGGAATCAAAATTGAAACGCCTGAACCTACAGTTATTATTGTTAAAGGTATTGATAAACAATTGGTGGGTCAAGTTGCCGCAAACATACGGGCATATCGTCCGCCAGAACCTTATAAAGGTAAGGGTGTTCGATATTCTGATGAAGTTGTTCGTAAGAAAGAATCTAAGAAAAAGTAA
- the rplX gene encoding 50S ribosomal protein L24 encodes MTVKVRIRKGDNVIIIAGKDKGKTGIVSARADDGKRLLIAGVNMVKKHVKPNPQIQQEGGIISKEASIHISNVMILNPVTQKCDRIKFKIVEQDGKTKKVRCFASSGEMIDA; translated from the coding sequence ATGACCGTAAAAGTTAGAATTAGAAAAGGTGATAATGTCATTATCATTGCTGGAAAAGATAAAGGCAAAACAGGCATTGTTTCTGCGCGAGCAGATGATGGAAAGCGCTTATTGATTGCGGGCGTTAACATGGTGAAAAAGCATGTAAAGCCTAATCCGCAAATTCAGCAAGAGGGTGGTATTATCTCTAAAGAAGCTTCTATTCATATTTCTAATGTGATGATACTTAATCCTGTCACTCAAAAGTGTGATAGGATTAAATTCAAAATAGTTGAGCAAGATGGCAAAACCAAAAAGGTTAGATGTTTTGCTTCTAGTGGTGAAATGATTGATGCCTAA
- the rplO gene encoding 50S ribosomal protein L15 translates to MSYLNIIAPLHARKDNKRVGRGIGSGKGKTCGRGHKGQKARAGGFHKVGFEGGQMPIQRRLPKFGFTSRKQLRSDELRSGVLNTLGDELITLDLLKAKGLIRSKIRYLKVFNQGEITRPINIKGIRVAASVKEMIEKVGGSVE, encoded by the coding sequence ATGAGTTATCTCAATATTATCGCCCCGCTTCATGCTCGCAAAGATAATAAGCGAGTTGGCCGAGGTATAGGTTCAGGCAAAGGAAAAACCTGTGGCCGAGGGCACAAAGGTCAAAAAGCTAGAGCTGGTGGTTTTCATAAAGTTGGTTTTGAAGGCGGTCAAATGCCAATTCAACGTCGTCTTCCAAAGTTCGGCTTCACATCAAGAAAGCAGTTACGTTCTGATGAGCTCCGTTCAGGTGTTTTAAATACGCTTGGTGATGAACTTATTACTTTAGATCTATTAAAAGCTAAAGGTTTAATTCGTTCTAAGATTCGTTATCTTAAGGTGTTCAATCAAGGTGAAATTACACGGCCTATTAATATTAAAGGAATCCGTGTTGCTGCCTCTGTAAAGGAAATGATAGAGAAAGTAGGTGGTTCCGTTGAGTAG